The following coding sequences are from one Mesorhizobium onobrychidis window:
- the dnaJ gene encoding molecular chaperone DnaJ, with translation MKADFYETLGVQKGADEKELKGAFRKLAMQFHPDRNPGDHSCEHKFKEINEAYETLKDPQKRAAYDRFGHAAFEQGGMNGGAHGFGAGGFADIFEDIFGDMMGGRQRRSSGGRERGADLRYNMEITLEEAFTGKTAQIHVPASISCTECSGSGAKPGTQPVTCSMCNGHGKVRATQGFFSIERTCPQCQGRGQTIKEPCPKCAGQGRVTEERSLSVNIPAGIEDGTRIRLANEGEAGLRGGPSGDLYIFLAVKPHEFFQRDGADLYCKVPISMTTAALGGSFEVATLDGTQTKVKVPEGTQNGRQFRLKGKGMPVLRQHNVGDLYIQTAVETPQNLSRRQRELLEEFEQLSSKDNSPQSSGFFARMKDFFETFGER, from the coding sequence ACCATTCCTGCGAGCACAAGTTCAAGGAAATCAACGAGGCCTACGAGACGCTGAAGGACCCGCAGAAGCGCGCGGCCTATGATCGTTTCGGCCACGCCGCCTTCGAACAGGGCGGCATGAACGGCGGCGCACACGGCTTCGGCGCCGGCGGCTTCGCCGACATCTTCGAGGATATTTTCGGCGACATGATGGGCGGGCGCCAGCGCCGCTCCTCAGGTGGGCGCGAGCGCGGCGCCGATCTGCGCTACAATATGGAAATCACGCTGGAGGAGGCGTTTACCGGCAAGACTGCGCAGATCCACGTGCCGGCGTCGATCTCCTGCACGGAATGCTCCGGCAGCGGCGCCAAGCCCGGCACCCAGCCCGTCACCTGCTCGATGTGCAACGGCCACGGCAAGGTGCGCGCCACGCAAGGGTTCTTCTCGATCGAGCGCACCTGCCCGCAATGCCAGGGGCGTGGCCAGACCATCAAGGAGCCGTGCCCGAAATGCGCAGGCCAGGGCCGCGTCACCGAGGAGCGATCGCTGTCGGTCAACATCCCGGCCGGCATCGAGGATGGCACCCGCATCCGCCTTGCCAATGAGGGCGAGGCCGGCCTGCGGGGCGGCCCGTCGGGCGACCTCTATATTTTCCTGGCGGTCAAGCCGCACGAATTCTTCCAGCGCGACGGCGCCGATCTCTACTGCAAGGTGCCGATCTCGATGACGACAGCCGCTCTCGGCGGTTCCTTCGAGGTGGCGACTCTGGACGGCACCCAGACGAAGGTGAAGGTGCCGGAAGGCACTCAGAACGGCCGCCAGTTCCGCCTCAAGGGCAAGGGCATGCCGGTGCTGCGCCAGCACAATGTCGGCGATCTCTATATCCAGACCGCGGTCGAGACGCCGCAAAACCTTTCCCGCCGCCAGCGCGAGCTGCTGGAGGAGTTCGAGCAGCTTTCCTCGAAGGATAATTCGCCCCAGTCGAGCGGCTTTTTTGCCCGCATGAAGGACTTCTTCGAAACCTTCGGCGAGCGCTGA